In Paramormyrops kingsleyae isolate MSU_618 chromosome 13, PKINGS_0.4, whole genome shotgun sequence, a single window of DNA contains:
- the mtch2 gene encoding mitochondrial carrier homolog 2, producing MADTCGQVVLGTGLTVLSHPLMYIKVLVQVGHEPLPPTTGRNIFGRQVNQLPGLFAYAKYIMKVDGKAGLFKGLVPRLCAGTVGTVVHSRVLQRCQEFGKGEVVRSSNGDRSFQHVINETTKEMVARSCATLITHPFHVITLRCMVQFIGRETKYCGIIDSVFTIYKEEGILGFFAGLIPRLLGDVLSLWICNMLAHLINTYAIDDSMNHMGEIRNCSQAVTGFFASMLTYPFVLVSNLMAVNNCGLAGGLPPYASVYPTWLGCWRHLSLEGNMSRGNSLFFRKLPAGKMYAVDQKRFF from the exons GTTGGGCATGAACCTCTCCCCCCCACGACTGGAAGGAATATATTTGGCAGGCAGGTGAACCAGCTCCCCGGGCTTTTTGCATATG CAAAGTACATAATGAAAGTGGATGGGAAGGCGGGGCTCTTCAAAGGCCTCGTGCCCCGGCTCTGTGCTGGGACTGTCGGCACCGTAGTCCACAGCAGAGTCCTGCAG AGATGCCAGGAATTTGGCAAAGGTGAG GTCGTAAGGAGTTCGAATGGAGACCGCTCATTCCAGCATGTGATAAATGAG ACGACCAAAGAGATGGTAGCGCGCTCCTGTGCCACACTCATCACACACCCTTTCCATG TGATCACTTTGAGATGCATGGTGCAGTTCATTGGCAGGGAAACAAAATACTG tgggaTTATAGATTCTGTTTTCACAATCTACAAAGAAGAGGGGATTCTGGGATTCTTTGC TGGGCTCATCCCCCGTCTCCTTGGCGATGTGCTGTCGCTATGGATCTGTAACATGCTGGCCCACCTGATTAACACCTATGCCATTGATGATTCG ATGAACCACATGGGTGAGATCCGAAACTGCTCCCAGGCTGTCACTGGG TTCTTTGCTAGCATGCTCACGTATCCCTTCGTATTGGTCTCCAACCTGATGGCTGTGAATAACTGTGG GCTGGCTGGTGGCCTCCCCCCCTACGCCTCTGTATACCCCACCTGGCTGGGCTGCTGGAGACACTTGAGCCTGGAG GGGAACATGAGCAGAGGAAATAGTCTATTTTTCCGAAAGTTGCCAGCAGGAAAGATGTATGCAGTGGATCAGAAGAGATTCTTTTAA
- the psmc3 gene encoding 26S proteasome regulatory subunit 6A, whose product MASLNDRSVWDEVEDGIGEEVLKMSTEEIIQRTRLLDSEIKIMKSEVLRVTHELQAMKDKIKENTEKIKVNKTLPYLVSNVIELLDVDPNDQEEDGANIDLDSQRKGKCAVIKTSTRQTYFLPVIGLVDAEKLKPGDLVGVNKDSYLILETLPTEYDSRVKAMEVDERPTEQYSDIGGLEKQIQELVEAIVLPMNHKEKFENLGIQPPKGVLMYGPPGTGKTLLARACAAQTKATFLKLAGPQLVQMFIGDGAKLVRDAFALAKEKAPSIIFIDELDAIGTKRFDSEKAGDREVQRTMLELLNQLDGFQPNMQVKVIAATNRVDILDPALLRSGRLDRKIEFPMPNKEARERIMQIHSRKMNVSPDVNYNELAQCTDDFNGAQCKAVCVEAGMIALRRGATELTHEDYMEGILEVQAKKKANLQYYA is encoded by the exons ATCATGAAGAGCGAAGTCTTGAGGGTTACCCATGAACTTCAGGCCATGAAAGataaaattaaagaaaacaCTGAGAAGATCAAAGTGAACAAGACCCTGCCTTACCTTGTGTCTAACGTCATTGAG TTGTTGGATGTGGACCCGAATGACCAAGAGGAAGACGGAGCCAACATCGACTTGGACTCTCAGAGGAAAGGAAAATGTGCTGTAATTAAAACATCCACACGACAG ACATACTTTTTACCCGTTATTGGCTTGGTTGATGCTGAAAAACTCAAGCCCGGAGATCTGGTG GGGGTGAATAAGGACTCATACCTGATTCTGGAGACTCTGCCCACGGAGTATGACTCCAGGGTGAAGGCTATGGAGGTGGATGAGCGACCCACAGAGCAGTACAGCGACATCGGTGGGCTGGAGAAGCAGATCCAGGAG CTGGTTGAAGCCATCGTCCTGCCCATGAACCATAAAGAGAAGTTTGAGAACCTGGGCATCCAGCCACCCAAGGGGGTACTGATGTATGGACCCCCAGGAACCGGCAAGACGCTGCTGGCTAGGGCCTGCGCTGCCCAGAccaag GCCACCTTCCTGAAGCTTGCTGGTCCTCAGCTGGTTCAGATGTTCATCGGGGATGGAGCCAAGCTGGTTCGGGATGCCTTTGCCCTGGCCAAGGAGAAGGCCCCCTCCATCATCTTCATCGATGAGCTGGATGCCATTGGGACCAAACG ATTTGACAGTGAAAAGGCAGGTGACAGAGAGGTACAGAGAACCATGCTGGAGCTTCTCAACCAACTGGATGGGTTCCAGCCGAACATGCAAGTCAAG GTCATTGCAGCCACCAACCGGGTGGACATCCTGGACCCGGCCCTGCTGAGGTCAGGCCGTCTGGACCGCAAAATTGAGTTCCCCATGCCCAACAAGGAGGCCCGAGAGCGCATCATGCAAATCCATTCCCGCAAGATGAACGTCAG TCCTGATGTGAACTACAATGAGTTGGCTCAGTGTACAGATGACTTCAATGGGGCCCAATGCAAGGCGGTGTGTGTGGAAGCG GGTATGATTGCACTGCGCAGGGGGGCAACAGAGCTGACTCATGAAGACTACATGGAAGGCATCCTGGAGGTGCAGGCCAAAAAGAAGGCCAACCTGCAATACTATGCTTGA